ATTTCCTTAAAGCACTTTTTTAGGGGTAAAAAGAGGGCTTTAAGGAAATAGATGGTAAGAGCGAACAGATACTTTATACCAGGACAAGATAAAACCGGGGTGACGCTTGACGAATAGGCGCTTAATGGAAGATAAATTAAATCTCTTCTGTCGCCCCCTTAAATTAAGGGGGCGGTTTTTTTCTATATTTTTGTAACCTGACAATTGCTTTTCACTATTTTTATTCAGAGATATGACTATTCAAAAACCATCAGATTGGGACAGCCGGGTGGGCTGGGGAAGGCGGTTGGCAAGGGTAGTCGGAAAGAGACGGTAAGGCGAGAGGAGTAAGGGAGTTGTCAAGGAGAAGTTCCATAAGTGAAAAACCCATAGGACAATGGCCGAGGAGACTCGTTGACTGGCTCATTCCGACAGGTGCAAGGAAGGTCCACTCATTGGTGGACAAGGTTTATAAGATGAAGAACTTGGAGGTGGCATGGGAGAAGGTTAGACGAAACAAAGGTGCCGGAGGTATTGATGGCCGGAGCATAGATGCATTTGAGGGGGAGCTGAGTGCAAACCTCAAGCGGCTGCATGAAGAGCTCAAGAGCAACAGATACCAGCCGCAACCTGTACGTCAACAGATGATTCCCAGGCCGGGACAACCGGGGAAGTCACACCCGTTAGGTATACCGACGATATACGATCGTGTATGCCAGCAGGCTCTGCTCAACCGGCTGGAGCCGATCTTCGAACCGGTATTTGATGATGCCAACTTCGGCTACCGGAAGGGGAGATCACCGAAGGATGCGCTGCGGAAGGTCTGGAAGGAGGTGCAGAGAGGGTGTGAGTGGATTGTTGATGCTGATCTTAAGGACTTCTTTGGATCGGTGGATCATGAGAAGCTCATGACCTTGGTAAACCGGCGTGTATCGGATGGTCGGGTGCTGAGCCTGATAGAAGGTATACTCAAGGCCGGATGTTATGCGCAGGGGAGACAGTTTCCGACAGAGCAAGGCACGCCGCAAGGTGGGGTAATTTCACCATTGTTAAGCAACATCCTGCTAACGCCGTTTGACCGGGAGATGAGGAAGAAGGGTTACAGGCTTACAAGATGGGCGGACGACCGGGTAGTCACCTGCAAGACAAGGTCGGAAGCCCGAGCCGCACTGAGCACAGCGAGGAAGATATTGCAGGCGCTTGGAGTTGTTCTCCATGCCGGGAAAACCCGTGTAGTTCATGTTCGACAGGGGTTTGAATTTCTTGGCTATAAGATCAAGCGAGGCAATCGACCACTGAACCTGTCCCCGGGCAGGATACAGAGCAAGGTGAAGGCCGGGAGTCTGTATACTTTTCCACGAGAGAAGTCAGTCAAGCACTTTAAGGAGCAGATTCGCAAGCGAACACGGCGGAAAGCACCCATAAGTGTATACGAACTGATCGAGGAACTCAATCCGGTCATTCGCGGCTGGGGAAATTACTACTGCAAAGCTCATATCCGTAAGCTCTTCAACCGAATAGACAGATGGATTGTGCGACGGGTCTGGTCGTACAAATTCAAACGCTGGCGTAATACCGGATGGAAGAAGTTGCCGGAAGCCGGATTATATGGCGAGATGGGTCTTGTAAATCTTGTTTCTCTAATACCGACTATTACATCCCGCTACTAGCGAACCCTTGTGAAAGCTGGATACGGGAAAACCGTACGTCCAGTTTGTGCGGCGGACGGTGGTTAGCCTTCGGGCGCCTCCTCCGACCCGACATCGCTGGCAGGGGCAGGACAACATAACCTGCTCCGAGAGAAGGAACCCTGCTTTGTTCACGCTTACCGAAGAGTAAAGGGTGGAGATGATTGCATTATGCTGGAAACATCTGAAAACTCGAAAGAGACCGTCGGAGCGCTCCAGAGGAAGCTATATCTTAAAGCCAAGCGCCAGCCCGCTTTTCGATTCTATAGTCTCTATGACAGGGTCTATCGAAGCGATGTACTGCAACACGCTTACGATCTTGATAAAAAAATAGGGGCAGAAGTCGGGAAATTGGAAAGGCGTGCATGCTTAAGAAAGAAGAACATCGGAAAGCCGTATGCGGGAAAACCGCTTGTCCGGTTTGATGAGGGGAGGCTGCGAAACCTGCCTTTTTATCAGCAGGTTCGCTGCCTTCTACTCTAATGTTCCCATCCCGAACACAGAAGTTAAGCCCTCCAGGGCCGATGGTAGGGTACCGGCAACGGTGCGGGAGAGTAGGTCGCTGCCGAATTTAATTTCTAAAAAGCCTCCTGGTTTATGCCAGGGGGCTTTTTCCTTTTGGTAGAGCCTTATCTCAGGGACCTCTAAAAATTATTATTCATGCATCTGCAACCTCAGCATTAAATGGTGAAGCCATATCAACCGATCTATATTCCTTGCGGGCTGGATTGATCCGGAAGTAATTAAATTTACACACTGAAGTTCCACGTGATAGACTCGACGCACATTACATTCTGACTGTAAAAATTTAAAAGAATATAAAGAACCAAAGAAGGTTTCAGGAGGACCGGAGGGAAATGAC
Above is a genomic segment from Deltaproteobacteria bacterium containing:
- the ltrA gene encoding group II intron reverse transcriptase/maturase is translated as MSRRSSISEKPIGQWPRRLVDWLIPTGARKVHSLVDKVYKMKNLEVAWEKVRRNKGAGGIDGRSIDAFEGELSANLKRLHEELKSNRYQPQPVRQQMIPRPGQPGKSHPLGIPTIYDRVCQQALLNRLEPIFEPVFDDANFGYRKGRSPKDALRKVWKEVQRGCEWIVDADLKDFFGSVDHEKLMTLVNRRVSDGRVLSLIEGILKAGCYAQGRQFPTEQGTPQGGVISPLLSNILLTPFDREMRKKGYRLTRWADDRVVTCKTRSEARAALSTARKILQALGVVLHAGKTRVVHVRQGFEFLGYKIKRGNRPLNLSPGRIQSKVKAGSLYTFPREKSVKHFKEQIRKRTRRKAPISVYELIEELNPVIRGWGNYYCKAHIRKLFNRIDRWIVRRVWSYKFKRWRNTGWKKLPEAGLYGEMGLVNLVSLIPTITSRY